The genomic region CGACGTGGTCCCACGGGCCCCCCGCGTAGCGGTGCACCGCCAGGCCCGTGACGGTGAACTCCCACGGCGTGATCTCCGCGCTGAGCCGTTCCACGGTGGCGCGGGCCGTGGCCGGATCCACGAAGTTCTGCACCGTGACGTGCGGGGAGAACCCGTGCCCGTCCTGACGGGTCAACCGGCCGGCGAAGTCCGTGGCCACGGCGGCCCGCGCGGCGACCAGGCCGGGGCTCGCGACGACGAGCGCGGCGCCGCGCCCCAGGGACCGCACGCCCGTCACCTCCGCCGTCGGGGCGGGCCGGGCGCAGGCCCGGCGTACGGCGTCCAGCACGTCGCCGAGCGCGTCGCCCGGGAGGGCGTGGAACAGGGTCAGGTGCGCCGCGAGCCGGTTCCGCTCGGGCGGGAAGTGTCTGCGGCGCAGACGGTCGAGGGCGTCCTGCGTGGGTTCGTCGACCTCGGCGGCGACGATGAACGGGTTCACAGGACGACGACGGCCGTCGCCACGACCCCCACGACGACGCACACGACGGAGAGCGCGAGGCCGGCCGTCCACCACCCGCGGTCGGGGTGCCCGGCGCGCAGCGCCCGCACCGCGAAGCCCACCACGACGAGGCCCATGACGATCGACAGCGGGGCGATGACGAGCGAGACGACGAGGCCCGCCAGGGAGGCGACGACCCCGCCGATGGCACCCGTGTTCGTGGGCTGGTTCGTGGGCTGGTTCCCCCGCGGGTTCCCGGGCTGCTGCACCGGGCCACTGTGCCACGCGTCCTCCCACGGGGCCGCTCGCGCCCCGCACGCGGCACGGCCCGGCCACCTCCGAGAGGTGACCGGGCCGTGGTCCGAGGGGGTCGCGCCGGGTCAGCCGACCGTGACGACCGTCCGCAGCGGGGTGTCGCCGTAGGCGATCGTCCCGAGGTACCGCTTGGACGGGTCGACGCCCTTCCACGACGCGGTGACGGTCGCCGGGCGGCCCTGCGTCAGCTGCAGCGGGTCCGGACGGACCGTGAAGCTGCCGGCCCCGGCGCCGGCCCCGAGGACGTACGACGTCACCGAGTACCCGACGTCGGAGGCCCCGCCGGCCCCGGTGTAGCCGGAGACCTGCAGCACGTACCGGCCGGGTTCGACGAACCCGTCGATCCGTTCGTCGGCGGCGGTCGTCGCGGACTGCGCGACGAGGGTTCCACCGTCGGTGTAGAGGAACAGGTCGACGTCCGACCCGGCCTGCCCGACGAGGTCGAAGCGGGTGAACGTCGTCCCCTCGGGGATCGTGACCGGGAACTCGCGGACGTCGCCGACGGGCACGCGACCGCTGCGGGTGTCCCCGGCCACCAGACCCGTGGCCGTGAGGTCCAGCGCACCGGTCGTGCCCGGCAGCACGGTCGCGCGGACCGAACCCGACGCCGCCGCGGGGGCCGTGAGGTCCGCGGGCACACCGCCGAGCGTCAGCGGCTTGAGCGCCACGGGCGAACGGACGGTGAGGCGCTGACCGCCGGTCCACGTCAGCCAGCCCGAGGACCACTGGTCGACCGGCGCGGTGGTCCGCGAGAACGTCACCCGGAACTGGCCGGTCTGGCCCGGCTGCAGGTTCAGGACGCTCGGCTGCACCTGGACGTCGAACCCGGGGACGGAGGCCTTGGCGTAGTACAGCCCGCCGGTGACCGCCGTGACCGACCGGGTCACGGTCCGGGTCCCGACGAGGTCGCCGACCGCGATGGAGGCCTGGTTGAGGTCGCTCGGGTCGACGGCGGGAAGACCGGTCCCGGTGTCGACGCCCGAACCTTCCAGCCAGCTCAGCCAGTCGACCGGCGTGGAGTCGTAGACCAGACCGGGCGAGGACATCTTCGTCGGCTCGACGAAACCCGCCCCGGCCGACAGGACCTTGCGGACGGCCTTGCCGTCGGACCCGACGATGTCGCGCGCCGTGGTCATGAGGGCCGACTTGACCATCATGGGCGTGAACTCGGGGTGCGCCGCCATGTACAGGGCCGCGAGCCCGGTGACGTGCGGGGCCGACATCGACGTGCCCGACTCGGGGGCGAACAGGTCCTTGCCGTTCGTCGAGGCGACCGGCGAGTACCCGGCGATGACGCCGGAACCGGGCGCCG from Kineococcus endophyticus harbors:
- a CDS encoding 2'-5' RNA ligase family protein, with protein sequence MNPFIVAAEVDEPTQDALDRLRRRHFPPERNRLAAHLTLFHALPGDALGDVLDAVRRACARPAPTAEVTGVRSLGRGAALVVASPGLVAARAAVATDFAGRLTRQDGHGFSPHVTVQNFVDPATARATVERLSAEITPWEFTVTGLAVHRYAGGPWDHVETVPFE